In Desulfoferula mesophila, the genomic window GCCTCCAGGGTCACGCCTGCCTTGCGCAGGGTCACCGCCGAAAGCTCCATCACGTTGCCCACCACCTGGTTCAGATTGAGCAAGGACACCTTGGGGGCGGTGGGGCGGCTGAAGTCCAGCACCCGCTTGATCACCCCTTCGATGCGCTCGCTGGCCGCGCGCATCTTGGTCAAGATGTCCTCCACCTCGGCCATGCCCTGGGTCTTGCCGCTCAGGGCGCTGAGGTAGAGGTTGATGCCCGACAGGGGGTTTCTTATCTCGTGGGCGATGCCCGCGGCCACCCGGCCCAGGGAGGCCATCTTGTCCTGGATGCTCACCAGGCGCTCCAGTTCGCGGGCCTTGGTGATGTCGAGCATGATGATCAGCCGGGCCCGGTGGCCCTGGTATTTGATGCCCCCGGCCCGGCAGTGCACCCAGCGGGCGCCTGTGCCCTGACCCTCGGCGGCGGCGAAGCCCAGGTCCAGGTCTTGACCCTCTTCGGCCCGGGGCTCGCCGCCATTGTCCGGGGCGGTGGCCAGGGCCAGGAATTTGGCCAGGCGGGGATCGCTGGCCGGTCCCAGGGAGGCCAGCTCAAAGGGTGTGTCGGCCGGGCCCAGAATGCGCCGGGCCTCGGGGTTGCAATACACCGCCCGGCCGCTTTGGACGATGGCGATGCCCACCTGGGCGTTTTCCACCAGGGTGCGGAAGCGGCGCTCGCTCTCGGCCAGGGCCTGGTCCATCTCCCGGCGGCGGGTGATGTCCTCGTAGGTGCACAGCACCCCCACCACCCGGTCCTGGGGATCGCGCAGGGGGATGCGGTTGGCGTCCATCCACAGGGTGGCCCCGCCCGGCCCCTCCTGGGGCTCTATGATGTGGTGTTGGGCCCTGCCGGAGTTCATCACCCCTTGCTCGGCCCGCTGCAACAGGGCCGCCTCGGCCGGGGGCCGGGGCAGCTCGTAGTCGCGCAGGCCCTTGATCTGGGAGGGCTCGGACAGGCTAACGTGGGCCGCGAAGGCCCGGTTGCAGCCCAGATAGCCGCCCTGGCGGTCCTTCCAGAAGATGAGCTGGGGGATGTTGTCCATGACCAGGCGCAGCATGCCGCGGGAGCGCTCGGTCTCCACCTCGGCCTGGCGGCGGCGGCGCTCGGCGGCCAGGCTTTGCAGGAGGATGTAGAACTCGATCACCGCCACGATGCCCATGATGCCCAGGCCCACCCAGGTGAGCCGCCCGGTGATCACCGCCATCTGCTGGGACACGTCCTCCACGTAGATGCCGGTGCCCACCACCCAGCCCCAGGGCGCGAACTCCTTGACAAAGCTGACCTTGGGCACCACGTGGGCCGGGTCGTCCTTCCACTGCCACATGTAGTCCACGTAGCCCTGGCCCCCATGCCGGCGCACCACCCGCACCACCTCGGAGAACAGGCGTTTGCCGTGGGGGTCCTGGAATCCGGCCACGTTTCGCCCCTCCAGGTCGGGGCGGTAGGGGTGCATCACCATGCGGGGCTCCAGGTCGTTGACCCAGAAGTAGTCCTTGCCCTCGGAGCCGTAGCGCATGGCCCTGAGCTGGGCCTTGGCCTGCTCTTGGGCCTGCTGCCGGGTAAGCAGGCCCTTTTCCTGCCGGGCGTGGTAATAGGCCAGCACGTCCCAGGCGCTCTGGGTGAGCTCGCGGATCATCTCCCGCTTGCGTTCCATGAAGGCGTTTTCCACGGCGGGCAGGATCAGCGCGAACAGGGCGGCGGAGAACAGCAGGATGGTGAGCACCGATGGCAGCACCAGGCGCAGCAGGGCGCCGGGCCACCAGCGGCCGGGGACGGAGCCGGCTGGTTGTGGCGCGTCCAGGGCGAACATGAACCATGCTCCCGAATGGATAAAGGGTGATGCCCCCCGGCATCACCCCTCACATGGTTTCATTTTGCCGCCGTAATATCAAGCGGGGAAATGGCTGGTGAATGGGTGGTCTAAATGCGCTCTCTCACCACGTGGAACTCAATGGAAGCGGCGGTCACCCGGCTGGTGCCGGAGTAGATCAGGCTGACGGTCCACAACCCTTGCAGGCTAAGCACCACCGCCGGGCTCCAGAGGGTGTCCAGGCCCAGGGCCAAGGAAGGCGCGGCCCCGGCCGTCACCACCGGGAAAACCAGGCTGATCAAAATGCCGTAGGCGATGCCCATCAAGGCCATGATCTGGTAGGCGCTCAGGCGGCCGCCGCCCCGGTAGTCGGCCCGGAGCGTCTCGGAGACGGCCCGCCACAGGCCGCCGGCGATCAGGCACAGCCACAGGGCCCCGGTAAAGGCCCCGTTGAGATATAGATAAAGGGAAACGAGGCCCGCCGCGCCGTTGACCACCAGGGTGAGCATCTGCACCGGAACCACGGCCAGGCCGTCCAGGCCTGCTTCGTAGGAGATCTTCTTGGTCTCGCCGCTGAACACCAGGTGCCAGTGCTTGAACACCGTCTGCACCCAGTCGGGGCAGGCCACCAGGGCCCGGCCGTAGCAGCAGCCGAAGCTGAGGCAGGCCAGGCGACCCAGGCCTTCGCCCAGGGTGTAGCAGATCACCAGGGCGGCCAGCACCGGGGTTACCTGCAGGGCCTGGGCGGCCTCGCGGTCCAGGCAGGCCCGGGCCAGCAGGGTGAGCCAGGGGGCCAGGAGGATGGCGGCGAAGCCAGCCCCGGCCACGGTGAGGGTGGCCGGCTTGTGCTCCACCCAGCGGGCCACCAGGCGGGCGGCCGGGGCGCTCAGGGAAATGAGCGGCAGCATAACCACCATCACCTGAAAGGGGCTGATGCCCAGCGAGCCCAGCATGATAAGCATCAGGGCCGCGGCCAACAGCACCGCGTTGGCGGTGAACATGCCGTAAAAGGTAAGGTTGACCCCCCGCCAGCGGCCGCCGTGGGATTCGCCCACCGGGATGGCCGCCGCTATCTGCCAGCGCTCGCCGGGCAGGCGGCGGCTCCACCACAACAGCCCCGCGAACAGGGCCCCCAGCCCGGCAATGAAAACGATCTTGTCCATCACTTCCTCCCGGAAGCCTAACTGCGGGCCGTGGCCCGGCCGATTTGTTCGCGCACCCTGACCTCGGTTTCCACCAGGGGGCGGCCGAAGCCGGTGGAGAAGCGGCTCACCGCGTTGGACGAGGTCTGGTTGTCGATGAGGTCCTGGTCAAAGTCCAGGCGGCCCGGCTGGAACAGGAGCACCACCGTGCTGGAGCCGGGCTTGAACAGGCTCTTGGGCTGGCCCTTTTTGAGCATCAGGCCGGGCATCATGGGCTGGGGGTCGTTGTAATACTCGTCGCTGTAGCGCTGGCGAATCTCCCCCACCATCAGGGCCACCACCTCCACCACGGCCACCAGGCCCACGCCCGAGCCGCCGATCACATCGGTGTCGATGATGGTGACCATGCGCATGTTCTTGGAGTAGGGGTCCACCAAGTTGACCACCGCGCCGGGGTTGCAGGAGTGGTAGTGCCCGGCGATGGGGTAAAAGTCCACCACCCGGCCGCTCACCGGGGTGTGCACGTAGTGGTACTTGTCCGGGGTCAGGCGGCACAGGGCGTAATCGCCGTCCTTGAAGGCCTCCAGCCAGCGGGTCTTGAAGTCGCCCAACAGCTCGTGGAAGGTGAAGAACTTCTCCTTGATAAACAGCAGGGAGTGGGCCCCGAAGGAGCCCAGGAGCACCCGGGAGTCGGCCGGGGCCACCACCGCCGCCGGGTCCGGGTTCATGGGCCGGGTATCCCAATAGCGGATCTTGCGGGTGAACAGCTTGCCCGGGGTGTCCAGGGTGTCCGGGTCGTCCAGGCACTCGCTCAGGTCCACCCCCCAGGAGCGCACCGCCTCGGTGGTGGCCCTGAGGCGCACCCCCAGCATGGCCTCGAAGTTCAAGAGGCCCAGCAGGCTGGAGCCCCGGGCGCTGGTGATGGCCTTGAATACGCTGGGTGTTTTTTCGCGTACCTCGGAATAAAGGAAGTTAACCAAACGGTCGGCAAAGAGCCGTTCGGTGCGCACCTGGCGGCTATGCCTGTCTATATATTGGTGCGTGGTCAAGCTCATGATTGGGCTCCATGGACGCCGCGCCCGCCGGTGATTCCTGTCCGGGCCGCTCCTGAAAATCGATAACCGTTAAAAGCAAATTGACTAGCAGGGATACCTCCTCGGCCCCGGCCCGCCCGTCCAAGACCGGCTCCTTGAGCCCGGCCAGCAGGGCCCGGGGCTCCCGTCCGCCCAGGATGCGTCCCAGGGCCCGGCGGGAGGAGGGATGGTTTTCCAGGGCCTTGAGGCCCCGGCCGCTCATATCTTGCTCCAGCACCCGCCAGGCCTCGCCCAGATGGCGGCGCCTGAGGCCGGTGCGGTAATAGTCTTCCGTCGCCTGGTTGAAGCGGCGGGCGTCGGCCCGAAGGGCGTCCCCCGCCCCCAGTTCGCTCAGGATGCCGTGGGTGAGCCGGCCCAGGGCCGAGGCCTGCCCCGGACGGGCCAGGCGTTCTTCCAGGTCTGCCAGGGTGTCGCCCAGGCCCAGGCACTCGATGATCTCCGCGGCCTCCCGCCGGATGAAGCGCAGGCAGCCCAGGTGGTATTGGGCCAGCTTGACCCGCAGGTAGCCGGGGTAGCGGCGGCTGGGGCGGGTCTCGGCGGTGTCCTTGAGAATGGCCTTGAGCAGCAGGTTGGGGGTGTCCTGGCGCACGAAGAAGGTGGGCAGGCCGATGGCCGCGGCAAAAAATATCTGGCGCCGCTCGCTCTCCACCACGGGGTCGTCGGGCACCTGGGCGTGGCTCAGGCGGCCCCGGGCGATCAGGGCGAAGGCCAGCGCCGTGACCAGGCGCTGCATATCCACCGCCCCGGCCAGATCCCGCTCCAGGCTGTAGAAAAGGCTGTAGTGGCGGCCCTCGAAACCGGCGAAGCCGTGGGTGGCCACCTCCCGCTGGCGGTGCAGCATATAAAGGGGCATGGAGGGATCGAACACCCCCAGGGAGGCCAGATCCGCCTTGAAACGCTGGTGGTTGCCCAGGCGGCCGTCCAGGGCCGGACTCTGCTTGGTGCTCATCAGGCACACCAGGTAGTCCATGAGCCGAAAGTCGGGCAGGCAATCGCCCCTGAGGCCGAAAAGCTTGGCCAGGGGCTGGTCCAGCCAGGGGGGGCCGAAAGGGGTGAGCCGAAGCCCCAGGGGCCGCACCTTGAGGTGGGCCTTTTTGCGCCAGCGCCGCCAGATCATGCGCAGATGGGTGTAGTCCAGCTCAAAGGGCAGGAAGCTGAGCACCTTCTCCGGGTGGAAGTCGGCAAAGGCCAGGCGATAGGGCGCGGCGCTGTAGGTGCCCACGAACAGGGGCAGGAAGTGCTCCACGCACTTGGTGACCAGGTCGCCCAAATATTTTTCGTGGGCTGGCTGCAGGGCGCCCTGGGCCACGGCCCGGCTCAGCCTTTGGCTGCCCAGGCTCACGTGGGTGCCGTTGTTGGCCAGGCTGATGTTGCTGGCGCTGGGCAGGGTCACCAGATTGTTCAGGATGATGCCCGCCTCCTTGAGGCGGTGCAGGCCGTTGAACTGGGCCCGCGAGAGCACCTGATGGCACAGGTGCATGTAGCGCTGCTTGTCCTCGCCCTGGTTCCAGCCCGACAGGCAGGGGTTCATGAACAGTTCGCGATAAAAGGCGTCGGAGATGCACTGGGAGAGCTGCTTCTGGCGCACCGGGGGGTGTGGCGAGAAGTACACCGCCACCCTTTGGCCGCTTTCCTCCAGGCCCAGGCGGGTCTCGGCGTGGCGGGCCAGGAGGTGGGTGAGCAGGTAGCGGCGGCAGGTCTCGGCCGCCGCCTGGCTTCCCGCGCCGGGGGCTTCGGGACGGCTCAGGTGGAAGGAGAAGGTCTCGGGCGAGGTGTTGTCGGACAGATAGTGCTCGGCCAGGGCCCGGCTGCGTCCCCGCACCCGGGGCGGCAGTTCGTCCCCCCGGCCCAGGACGTCCACCAGGGCCAGCTTGAGCAGATAGCTCACCGGCAGGCGCAGGCGGCCGCCGGGGCAGGAAAAGCGCCCCGCGTCGGAGCGCAGGGAGCCCAGGGGCTGCTTTTTGTCGGCCAACAGGTCGCTTTCCCAGGCCTGGCGGGCCAGGGGCGAGAGCCGCCTGGGGTCCAGGCGCACCCAGGAGTTTTCCCAGAGGTTGCGGGGGTTGGCCTGCAGCCACTCTTCCAGTTCGTTGATGATCCGCCGGGGCATCTCCCCCGAGCGCTCACGCTTGACCATGTTGCGGTAGTAGTTGGATTCCACGATGGAGCGGGGCAGGTCCACCGCCTCGGCGGAGCCCAGCACCCC contains:
- a CDS encoding cache domain-containing protein, with amino-acid sequence MFALDAPQPAGSVPGRWWPGALLRLVLPSVLTILLFSAALFALILPAVENAFMERKREMIRELTQSAWDVLAYYHARQEKGLLTRQQAQEQAKAQLRAMRYGSEGKDYFWVNDLEPRMVMHPYRPDLEGRNVAGFQDPHGKRLFSEVVRVVRRHGGQGYVDYMWQWKDDPAHVVPKVSFVKEFAPWGWVVGTGIYVEDVSQQMAVITGRLTWVGLGIMGIVAVIEFYILLQSLAAERRRRQAEVETERSRGMLRLVMDNIPQLIFWKDRQGGYLGCNRAFAAHVSLSEPSQIKGLRDYELPRPPAEAALLQRAEQGVMNSGRAQHHIIEPQEGPGGATLWMDANRIPLRDPQDRVVGVLCTYEDITRRREMDQALAESERRFRTLVENAQVGIAIVQSGRAVYCNPEARRILGPADTPFELASLGPASDPRLAKFLALATAPDNGGEPRAEEGQDLDLGFAAAEGQGTGARWVHCRAGGIKYQGHRARLIIMLDITKARELERLVSIQDKMASLGRVAAGIAHEIRNPLSGINLYLSALSGKTQGMAEVEDILTKMRAASERIEGVIKRVLDFSRPTAPKVSLLNLNQVVGNVMELSAVTLRKAGVTLEASLAESLPLAHADRQLLEQVLMNLITNAVQALAEAEGEKKIGLDSSLELDRIVIRVSDSGPGVPPALREKVFDPFFTGRREGSGIGLSLCHRIVSDHGGKLSVSQSRWGGAMFTMELPASAYWGYDSHG
- a CDS encoding prolipoprotein diacylglyceryl transferase family protein gives rise to the protein MDKIVFIAGLGALFAGLLWWSRRLPGERWQIAAAIPVGESHGGRWRGVNLTFYGMFTANAVLLAAALMLIMLGSLGISPFQVMVVMLPLISLSAPAARLVARWVEHKPATLTVAGAGFAAILLAPWLTLLARACLDREAAQALQVTPVLAALVICYTLGEGLGRLACLSFGCCYGRALVACPDWVQTVFKHWHLVFSGETKKISYEAGLDGLAVVPVQMLTLVVNGAAGLVSLYLYLNGAFTGALWLCLIAGGLWRAVSETLRADYRGGGRLSAYQIMALMGIAYGILISLVFPVVTAGAAPSLALGLDTLWSPAVVLSLQGLWTVSLIYSGTSRVTAASIEFHVVRERI
- a CDS encoding phosphatidylserine decarboxylase, translating into MSLTTHQYIDRHSRQVRTERLFADRLVNFLYSEVREKTPSVFKAITSARGSSLLGLLNFEAMLGVRLRATTEAVRSWGVDLSECLDDPDTLDTPGKLFTRKIRYWDTRPMNPDPAAVVAPADSRVLLGSFGAHSLLFIKEKFFTFHELLGDFKTRWLEAFKDGDYALCRLTPDKYHYVHTPVSGRVVDFYPIAGHYHSCNPGAVVNLVDPYSKNMRMVTIIDTDVIGGSGVGLVAVVEVVALMVGEIRQRYSDEYYNDPQPMMPGLMLKKGQPKSLFKPGSSTVVLLFQPGRLDFDQDLIDNQTSSNAVSRFSTGFGRPLVETEVRVREQIGRATARS